In Paenibacillus sp. BIC5C1, a genomic segment contains:
- a CDS encoding ABC transporter ATP-binding protein: MKNSTTVLEVSNVTMKYRLATEKIDSMKHYFVKKIKGKLKYEDFLALNNVNFSVNKGEVFGIIGRNGAGKSTLLKVISGILKPTSGEVHRKGTIAPLIELGAGFNGDLSGIENVYLNGMLMGYSKKFLHEHIKEILEFSEIESKFLHTPLKNYSSGMKARLGFSIATAVKPEILILDEVLSVGDFKFKEKSENKIKSMMKEGTTVLFVSHSIKQIENLCNRVIWLDNGTIRQVGNANDICKLYKNS, encoded by the coding sequence ATGAAAAATTCAACTACTGTTTTAGAAGTTAGCAATGTTACTATGAAATATCGTTTAGCAACAGAAAAAATTGATTCTATGAAACATTATTTTGTGAAAAAAATTAAAGGGAAACTCAAATACGAGGATTTCTTAGCATTAAATAATGTGAATTTTTCGGTAAACAAAGGTGAAGTCTTTGGCATTATAGGGAGAAACGGTGCAGGGAAAAGTACATTGTTAAAGGTTATTTCAGGAATTTTAAAACCTACAAGTGGGGAGGTACATCGTAAAGGAACTATTGCTCCGTTAATAGAACTAGGGGCAGGCTTTAATGGAGATCTATCTGGAATTGAAAATGTTTATCTCAACGGCATGCTTATGGGATACTCAAAGAAATTTTTGCATGAACATATTAAAGAAATTTTAGAGTTTTCAGAGATAGAAAGTAAATTTCTTCATACTCCTCTGAAAAACTATTCTTCAGGCATGAAGGCGAGACTAGGATTTTCTATAGCAACTGCTGTTAAACCAGAAATTCTTATACTTGACGAAGTTCTTTCTGTTGGAGATTTTAAATTCAAGGAAAAAAGTGAAAATAAAATCAAATCAATGATGAAAGAAGGTACTACCGTTTTGTTTGTGTCACATTCTATAAAACAAATAGAAAATTTGTGTAATAGAGTTATATGGCTTGATAACGGGACAATTAGACAAGTTGGAAATGCTAATGACATATGTAAGTTATATAAAAATTCTTAA
- a CDS encoding ABC transporter permease → MKNYVVNLIKYKDLLIELIKKDIKLKYRNSILGIFWSMLNPLLMMVVLTIVFSNLFDKNIENFPVYVMAGRLVYQFFSESTNFAMDSIVANGQLLKKIYVPKYLFPISRICSSFFTTIVSIIPLALVMVFTGVSFHWTNVFIVFPLFCLLLISTGVGLLLSTVNVYFRDIKHLYSVILTLVMYLTPIFYPAEIIPDKYMLLIEINPLFNVVSMFRTLLLDGAVPSVALMSFTFIYAILLSLIGLFVFYKNQHRFVLYL, encoded by the coding sequence ATGAAAAATTATGTTGTGAATCTTATTAAATACAAAGATCTTCTGATAGAGCTTATTAAGAAAGATATCAAATTAAAATACAGAAATTCGATATTAGGTATTTTTTGGAGTATGCTGAATCCGCTCTTAATGATGGTAGTACTAACGATTGTTTTCTCTAACCTTTTCGATAAAAATATTGAAAACTTCCCTGTATATGTAATGGCGGGGCGATTGGTTTATCAATTTTTCTCTGAGTCCACAAATTTCGCTATGGATTCAATAGTAGCTAATGGTCAATTGTTAAAAAAAATATATGTGCCAAAATACTTGTTTCCTATATCTAGGATTTGCTCTTCTTTTTTCACCACGATTGTATCCATCATCCCTTTAGCTTTGGTAATGGTTTTTACTGGAGTAAGTTTTCATTGGACTAACGTATTCATAGTTTTCCCACTGTTTTGTCTTTTGCTCATATCAACGGGGGTGGGTCTTTTGTTATCCACTGTAAATGTATATTTTAGGGATATTAAACATCTATATTCAGTAATTCTCACACTGGTCATGTATTTAACTCCTATTTTCTATCCAGCAGAGATCATACCAGATAAGTACATGTTACTAATAGAAATCAACCCTTTGTTCAATGTGGTCAGTATGTTTAGAACACTGTTATTAGATGGGGCTGTTCCCTCGGTAGCACTTATGTCCTTTACTTTTATCTATGCAATATTATTGTCCTTGATTGGGTTATTCGTATTCTACAAAAATCAGCATCGATTTGTACTCTATTTATAA